DNA from Desulfatirhabdium butyrativorans DSM 18734:
CAGGCGCCGATTTCGTTCAGACCCAGTGTATCTACAACATGGAACGGTTCCGGGAGTTCATCCGTCAGGCCAACGATATGGGACTGACCGAAAAATGTTACATCCTGGCCGGAGTCACACCGATGAAAAGCGTCGGTATGGCCAACTACATGGCCAAGCAGGTTCCCGGAATGGATGTGCCCGAATCGCTGATCAAACGCCTCAAGGGGGTTGAAAAGAACAAGGTCGCAGAAGAAGGCATCCGGTTCTGCCTCGAGCAGATCGAGGAATTCAAGACGATGAAAGGGGTGGCCGGGGTGCATCTGATGGCCATCGAATGGGAACATCGGGTTCCGGAGATCGCCGAACGGGCGGGATTGCTGCCGAGGCCCGTCATCGAATAATCGGGCTGAAAAGCGGATGGAGCCTCCGATAGTGAAATGAACCGCAAAGACGCAAAGGACGCAAAGAGATCGATCGATGAAGCCGGTCGTTCTCTCTGGAAGCTCCACCGTTTCTGCGGGAAATCGATACGATTTGCCGTTCCGTCACGGATGGACTCGCAAAAAGTCGCTGTACCCCCGATTGTTGGGGATTTCCGGGCCTGAGCATGGGGGCGGGTATGCCTTTTGATGCTGCAGCGGAAACTGTTTGAAGCCGCCGGAGATCGTTGAGCCGGGCATGCAGAGTGCTTCGGCTTGTGTTTGAATAACGTACGATTCCAATGAGATGCTCTTTCCTGGAGCGTCTGGCACCATGCCCGGCTCTACGAGATCGGGCGGCTGAGTTTTTCCGATGCAGCGAAAAAGGTGTGCCCGCTCCCATGCGGCTCGCTGGAGACTCACTGACTTTTTGCGAAGCCGTCAAGGATGATGGTGTTCCAGAAAACCTCTGGATTCAAATAGCAGCTTCACCCATCACAAAAAGGAGGTCGGCCCATGAAGGTCAGTCGAAGAGGGTTCTTGAAGATTTCCGGCGCTGTCGCAGCTGGAATGGCGGTCGGATCGATGGGATTCGATTTACAGCCGGTCAAGGTCCATGCCCAGATGCTCAAGACCCGCTATGCCAAGGAGACCACCACGATCTGCTGCTACTGCGGGGTCGGATGCGGCGCCCTCGTTCATACCAGCAAGAAGGGAGACGGCCGCATCATCAACATCGAAGGCGATCCGGATCATGTCATCAATCGAGGGGCACTCTGTTCCAAGGGAGCGGCCCTCAAGGGACTTGCCGAAAACACGAATCGTCTTCTCAATCCGATGTACCGTGCACCGTTTTCCGACAAATGGGAGGAAGTCTCCTGGGACTGGGCCATTGACCGAATCGCCCAGCGCGTCAAGAAGACCCGGGATGCTTCTTTCATGAAGCGCAATGCAGCAGGCCAGGTGGTGAATCGCACCGAAGCGATCGCATCGGTCGGAAGCGCCGCCTTCGACAACGAGGAATGCTGGATCTATCAGGCCCTGATGCGCGCCCTCGGCCTGGTCTACATCGAACATCAGGCGAGACTCTGCCATAGTTCGACCGTTGCCGCACTTGCCGAATCGTTCGGTCGCGGCGCCATGACAAACCATTTCATCGACATGAAAAACAGCGACTGCATTCTGGTCATGGGCAGCAATGCGGCAGAGACCCACCCCATCTCCTTTAAATGGGTAACCGAGGCCCAGCGAAAAGGCGCCACCCTCATCAGTGTCGATCCAAGATTTACCCGAACCTCCGCCAAGGCGGACATCTATGCCCCGCTGCGCTCCGGGACGGACGTGGCCTTTTTGGGTGGAATGATCCGGTATATCCTCGAAAACGGGCTTTACCACAAGGATTATGTATTGCACTACACCAACGCCACCCTGTTGCTCAACCCGGAATATCGGTTCGAAAAGGGCCTTTTTGCCGGATTCGATCCCAAGACCCGAAAGTACGACCAGTCCAAATGGGCCTTCCAGCTTGATGCCGAGGAAAAGCCTAAACGGGATATGTCGCTGAAAGACCCCTTGTGCGTGTTCAACCAGTTGAAGAAACACTATTCCCGCTACGATCTAAAGACCGTCTCTTCCGTTACCGGCACGAGCGAAGCGGATTTACTGGCCGTTTACAAGGCCTTTACCGCAACTGGCAAACCCGACAAGGCAGGCACCATCCTCTATGCCATGGGATGGACCCAGCATACCATCGGGGTTCAGATCATCCGGACCATGACCATCGTTCAATTGCTTCTGGGAAATATCGGCATGGCAGGAGGCGGGGTAAACGCCCTTCGCGGAGAGTCGAACGTACAGGGATCGACGGACCATGCACTTCTGTACCATATCTATCCGGGATACCTCGGCGTTCCAACGGCCAAGGCACAAAAGCTTGCCGATATCTTAAGTCGCAGGCCCAAGAGCAAGGACCCCTTGAGTCTCAACTGGTGGCAGAATGAACCCAAATACATCGTGAGTTTCCTCAAGGCGATGTTCGGCGATCAGGCAACCGCCGAAAACGAATTCGGCTACCCCTGGATGCCGAAACTCGAGGACGGAAAGGCGTATTCCTGGCTCGATCTCTTCGATGAAATGTACAAGGGATCGATCAAGGGACTGTTCGCCTGGGGCATGAATCCCGCCTGCAGCGGAGCCAACAGCAACAAGACCCGAAAGGCGCTGGCCAATCTCGAATGGCTGGTCAACGTGAATCTCTTCGACAACGAAACCGGCTCTTTCTGGAAGGGGCCGGGGATGAAACCGGGGGATATCGGAACCGAAGTCTTCATGCTGCCGGCCTGCGTATCGGTCGAAAAAGAAGGCAGCATCACCAACAGCGGACGCTGGATGCAATGGCGCTATGCCGGTCCCAACCCGCTCGGCAACAGCCGTCCCGACGGAGACATCATCCTGGAGCTCGGACTCAAGCTGAAGGAAATTTACCAGAAAGAAGGCGGGGTCTTCCCGGATCCGATCCTGAACCTGAAATGGGATTATATGAGCCAGGGGAAGTACGACCCGCACAAGGTCGCCAAAATCATCAACGGCACCTTCACCCGGGACGTCAAGATCGGAGATAAGGAATTCAAGGCCGGCAAACAAGTACCTTCCTTCGCCTTCCTGCAGGCGGACGGCAGCACGGCCTGCGGCAACTGGATCTATTCCGGCAGCTATACGGATGCCGGAAACATGGCCGCACGTCGCAAAACGAATGACGCGGTGAACCAGATCGGACTCTATCCGGAATTCGCCTGGGCCTGGCCGGTCAACCGTCGGATTCTCTACAACCGGGCGTCCGTCGACCTGAAGGGTCAGCCTTTCGATGCCAAACGCTGGGTCATGAAATGGGAAGGCGACAAATGGATCGGCGATATACCGGACGGTCCGGCACCGCCCCTTGCCGATGCGCAAGGAAACCCCAACCCGAACGGAAAGCATCCCTTCATCATGACCCTGCACGGCTTCGGCCAACTGTTCGGCCCTGGATTGAAAGACGGCCCGTTTCCGGAACATTATGAAGCCATGGAATGCCCGATCGAGAAGAATCCGCTGAGCGATCAGCTTCACAGCCCCACCGTTCCGATGTATGCCTCGGCTGCAGATCAGTTTGCCGCTACCTGCGATCCGAAATATCCCTATGTCTGCTCGACCTACCGGGTATCGGAGCACTGGCAGACGGGTCTGATGACCCGGCCGCAGCCTTGGCTGTTGGAACTCCAGCCCCAGGTCTTCGTCGAAATGAGCGAGGAGCTGGCCAAACTCAAAAACATTCAGAACGGCGAGCGGGTCATCGTCAGCACCGTCAGAGGCTCTCTGGAAGCCACAGCCATTGTCACCAAGCGGTTCAGGCCGATGAAGATTGCAGGCACCCTCGTCTATCCCATCGGTCTGCCGTACAACTACGGCTGGCGCTGGCCGGCATCCGGCACCGAGGAAAGCGCCAATCTGCTGACGGCCTCCACCGGCGATTCCAACACCCGGATTCCGGAAACCAAGACGTTCATGGCGAACGTTTCCAAGAAATGAAGGGAGGTAGGTGAATGGAAAAGGCATTCTTGATCGACACGACCCTGTGCACGGCCTGTCGGGGCTGCCAGGTCGCCTGCAAGCAATGGCATGATCTGCCGACCGAAATCACGAAGAACCGCGGGACATACGAAAACCCGGCCGATTTGTCCTTCAACACCTACAAGCTCGTTCGCATGCGGGAGACGGTAGTGGACAACCGGCTGCGCTGGCTTTTCTTCCCGGAGCAATGCCGCCATTGCCTCTCACCGCCCTGTCAGGATACGGCGGGGGAGCCCGGTGCCATCTATACGGACCCGGCGACCGGTGCCGTGCTCTACACGGCCGAAACCCGATTTCTGAAAGCCGACGACATCATTGCCTCCTGTCCGTACAACATCCCCCGTAAATCCGAAGACGGAACGCTCGCCAAATGCGACATGTGCAACGATCGGGTCCACAACGGCCTGCTGCCGGCATGTGTACAGACATGCCCGACGGGCGCGATGACGTTCGGAGACCTGGACAAAATCCGCAAGCTCGCTGACGAGCGGCTTGCCGAAGTTCGAAAGAAATTCCCGAAAGCCGTCCTGGTGGACCCGGACGACGTTCGGGTCATTTATCTCACTCCCTTCGATCCGAAGCTGAGCTTCGAGCATGCCATCGCCGAGGCGGGCCCCGTCGGCCTGACCCGCCATCTGGCGCTCCGGAAAATGACTCGGCCGCTGACCTCGGTTCTCGAAGGCATTCGGAACGTTTGATGAATCCAGGGGGTGCCTGGGCAGGAATCCATGCAGCGCATTGCCTGCGGCCGGTTCATTCACGGATTTGCCGTAGAGGTTCTCATTCAGGGGCACGGCTTGCCGTACCCCTGTGAACATATCGGTTCAACAGAAGATTATTGAAACAACGCAGGAGGAATTTATGACCGACTGGAAACCGAAAATCGTTACGTTTTTATGCAACTGGTGCACGTACGGAGCCGCAGACCTGGCGGGTGTGAGCCGATTGCAATATCCTCCCTACATCCGAGTGATCCGGGTGCCCTGCAGCGGCCGGGTCAGCCCGAAATTCATCCTGAGCGCCTTCATGCAGGGCGCGGATGGGGTATGGGTATCGGGATGCCATCCGGGAGACTGCCATTACATCGAGGGAAATTTCTACGCCCGCCGCAAGTTCGCCTTGATGAAGAATCTGCTGGAGCATACGGGCATTGAACCGGGAAGACTGCATTTCTCCTGGATTTCATCTGCAGAAGCCACCAAATTCGCGGACATGGCCCGCCATGTTTGCCAGACCGTGGAAGCCCTGGGGCCGATACGACGGATGGTCAAAACCGGAAGAACACCTTCCGCCACGACGGCTTGCCCTGGCGAGGGATGTGCTTGTTGTTGCGGGTAGTTGCGGAAAATTTTTTCCGCAGACGACTCTCACTCTTACGGCATCCAGGTGCCTCATGAATGCCGTAAGAGTGAGAGTCGTCTGCGGGATTTTCAAAGTCAGCGATATTTTTCACAAGAAATACAGCCCGACAGCAACCGCTATCATCACACCATCGAGGTAGGACACTTA
Protein-coding regions in this window:
- the fdnG gene encoding formate dehydrogenase-N subunit alpha; the protein is MKVSRRGFLKISGAVAAGMAVGSMGFDLQPVKVHAQMLKTRYAKETTTICCYCGVGCGALVHTSKKGDGRIINIEGDPDHVINRGALCSKGAALKGLAENTNRLLNPMYRAPFSDKWEEVSWDWAIDRIAQRVKKTRDASFMKRNAAGQVVNRTEAIASVGSAAFDNEECWIYQALMRALGLVYIEHQARLCHSSTVAALAESFGRGAMTNHFIDMKNSDCILVMGSNAAETHPISFKWVTEAQRKGATLISVDPRFTRTSAKADIYAPLRSGTDVAFLGGMIRYILENGLYHKDYVLHYTNATLLLNPEYRFEKGLFAGFDPKTRKYDQSKWAFQLDAEEKPKRDMSLKDPLCVFNQLKKHYSRYDLKTVSSVTGTSEADLLAVYKAFTATGKPDKAGTILYAMGWTQHTIGVQIIRTMTIVQLLLGNIGMAGGGVNALRGESNVQGSTDHALLYHIYPGYLGVPTAKAQKLADILSRRPKSKDPLSLNWWQNEPKYIVSFLKAMFGDQATAENEFGYPWMPKLEDGKAYSWLDLFDEMYKGSIKGLFAWGMNPACSGANSNKTRKALANLEWLVNVNLFDNETGSFWKGPGMKPGDIGTEVFMLPACVSVEKEGSITNSGRWMQWRYAGPNPLGNSRPDGDIILELGLKLKEIYQKEGGVFPDPILNLKWDYMSQGKYDPHKVAKIINGTFTRDVKIGDKEFKAGKQVPSFAFLQADGSTACGNWIYSGSYTDAGNMAARRKTNDAVNQIGLYPEFAWAWPVNRRILYNRASVDLKGQPFDAKRWVMKWEGDKWIGDIPDGPAPPLADAQGNPNPNGKHPFIMTLHGFGQLFGPGLKDGPFPEHYEAMECPIEKNPLSDQLHSPTVPMYASAADQFAATCDPKYPYVCSTYRVSEHWQTGLMTRPQPWLLELQPQVFVEMSEELAKLKNIQNGERVIVSTVRGSLEATAIVTKRFRPMKIAGTLVYPIGLPYNYGWRWPASGTEESANLLTASTGDSNTRIPETKTFMANVSKK
- a CDS encoding hydrogenase iron-sulfur subunit is translated as MTDWKPKIVTFLCNWCTYGAADLAGVSRLQYPPYIRVIRVPCSGRVSPKFILSAFMQGADGVWVSGCHPGDCHYIEGNFYARRKFALMKNLLEHTGIEPGRLHFSWISSAEATKFADMARHVCQTVEALGPIRRMVKTGRTPSATTACPGEGCACCCG
- a CDS encoding 4Fe-4S dicluster domain-containing protein, whose amino-acid sequence is MEKAFLIDTTLCTACRGCQVACKQWHDLPTEITKNRGTYENPADLSFNTYKLVRMRETVVDNRLRWLFFPEQCRHCLSPPCQDTAGEPGAIYTDPATGAVLYTAETRFLKADDIIASCPYNIPRKSEDGTLAKCDMCNDRVHNGLLPACVQTCPTGAMTFGDLDKIRKLADERLAEVRKKFPKAVLVDPDDVRVIYLTPFDPKLSFEHAIAEAGPVGLTRHLALRKMTRPLTSVLEGIRNV